The DNA sequence tcatcaaaaaataatacgtGTAGTAACGTAGTTTCTTCGAAGTATTGTGATTTTATGAAGGACAGTATATCATCAGGAACTTGTTCTAatgaagaaagaaaatatttatgttgtTCAATATCAGATTATTGTTTAAAGTTCTTTGATTATAATtcgaataaatattatgattgTACAAAAAAAGAGTTTGATGATCCATCATacaaatgttttaaaaaggGTGATTTTTCAAGTATGTAATAGTGacaatgaaaagaaaaaaaataaaaataaaataaaaatgtgatTTAATTCAATTATTGTGCTAACCAtactataaattttttatgaagttacttttttttatagacaTGGCTTATTTTGCTGGAGCAGGAATAATATTGATGCTCCTGTTTGTCATTGgttcaaaaataatactagGAAAATGGTTAAAAGGGATAAAAGGAATATGCTcctaatttataatttatctctattttttaaaatacaatatttatatggATAAAAACTACTTGAATGCATAAATAACActagtacatatatatgtagttacatatgtgtttatgtttacatatgtatatgcataggcatatgtataaatatatgcttatgtatttatgcagGTTTGAAGAAGCTACCTTTGATGAATTTGAAGGAAACTATGATAAAGTCTACACATTAGCAATGATATGTAATATTccttcaaaatataataatatattattaatttaaaaaattatacaaaaacatatcaaataattttaataattttttttaatttttttttaattttttcaccTTTTTTAGCTAAGGAGCAAATACAGGAATCAAATCCTTTGGATTATTCTGAATGTGTGTCTGACAAATAACTCGCATTTTGATGGTagtatttgttcattttaaaacagtttattttccataatatacatatatacataaatatatgcatctTTTTATAGATATTTGAGGAAGTTATGAAAATTGTACCAGTTCTATAATCTTACACAATACttaatttcaaaataaaatatattaatttgtttttagaataaatttttgttcaAATGAATTGCGAAATTAACGACtggtatttatttaatttttaaatacaaaaattttatttgaattttttttttttcttaatgcattaaatatatgtaacttCGTTATTAACATGATCTTGAATATAGCTTATAGAAAAgatttgaaaataaattgtcTCTGGAGTGAAAAATAGGTAAATCAAATAACTTATAAAAATACTAATTATTAGGAACATATATcaataatgaaaagaaattaatctgtaattataagaaaaaaaagttttcaaTTTCTAATAAATCTTTTGCAAATTTCCACCATttatattcaataaaatgcaatattaacaatattaagtatatatggaGGTAACCTCTGCAGAATAAGAAATTACTTACCCTCTTTATGAAATAAGTAAATTAACACATAAAGgataattttgttttgttctaTATACTTTACGATATTAACTTAGACTCAAATGCCaaagttttttctttttattcataCTATCTAATTAGTTTTAATTTCttaattcttataaaatgcaatgaaattatatttatttaaatgcaATATTCCATTAGAGAAGTGAAAAAAACTGTATTTTTAcacaaaaataaagttaaaaataaaaaaatcgtgtcaaataatacaaaaaaaaaaaaaaaaaaaaagaggtatagtgaaaattaaacaaataacataacacttaatataaaataaaatatgaaataaaacaataaattaacattttttctttgttctaAGATCTTATTTGCAGCCATTCGTCttgttttgcttttttattatatttacttttatcaagtttttttaatgaaagaaaaattaagaatacaaaaacatataattcaCAGTGGAAATaacaacttaaaaaaaaaaaaaaaaaaaaaaaaaaagttaaaaacgatatatatatatgcatacacatacTCATAGTTTTTGCGGATTCCTATgaagttttataaaaaaaaaagaaaaaattgccttcttatataatagaataaGACGCATATACAtggcatatatatagaacTAATAATTAAAAGTGATCtcctttaaatatttttttaaatatttctaaataaattataacagGAATATACACAATTAATTAAGGTTAGTTTATACCTTCAACAGTTGCAACTGCACATATGACTTGAGTAAAAGCTTGTAAAgacgtaaaaaaattagaatgaTCACTAGTATTTAAATTTCCATATATTTGAACAAGATTTGGAATTTTTCCTGTTAAGGTTTTTATTACAGTTTCATCACTGTCGACATGAGTAAGCGGACATAATTGACGTATCATTGATGCTCTTCCATTTGAAGTAGTACAAAACATAAGACGATGTTCTTTTAAACCTTTATCAAACAAACCCAATTTTTTAAGAAGATCAACTGTGTTTTTTTCTTGGACATCATTTGAAATTTGTGCAATTACAAAGAGCTCTGAAATTgaacataatttattaaatggtTCTATGGAACTTTCAATTATGTGTACATTGTTACCAATAATCTTTAAAACTATGTCATTTAAGCACAAGGATATAATGGGTTTACTgcttgtatttttattatttaatttgcttctataattttcattatttacatcatatcttcttttaaaaatacgaaagtaaaaaatataaagcataAATAGCATACCAACTAATAGTATTGgctgaaaaattgaaatgtttttatcttcaacattttcatatgatttatattttctacaaTCTTGCCCATTTTTACACGTTCTAGGCATTTTAATAGGTTTTACTCtagaaaaaacatatacagattgggtatatataaatattgtaaaGTTTTTGGATactaaaaaggaaaaaaaaataaatatttggaaGATTTTTACTAAactgttaaatatataaatatatatatatttatatatgtttttttttttaaatatatatttaaaaataaaaaaataatgtgcgcatatatatggatatatatatatatttaataaaacaaagagTATATGGTTGGTTacttttatgtaaaataaaaaattctcctaaaaattcttttttttttacatatttttttatatacatccATGGATTACataaaatcataaaaaaatgaatgaattatattataatgttttttaaacTAAATATTCCAAGTATCAGCAATACGTgtacgtgtacatatatgtaaatacatacgtaaatgaaaacatagaaaattctttaatttttttcgaaCGAATCATTTACGTTCTTTTTGATAAtccatattttctttaattttttcatttttctttttattgttttatcatatgataataaacgtatgtacatatattgtttataaattcattttccCTGAATGACGTTCATTAATAgtgtaaacaaatatatataatatattacatacacatatatttataacgtatatatatataatgttaaatTGTAAAAAGCAGTAAATACACATTTTAGGGTTGTTATTTTAGCGCttagaaatttatttaaaaattttatttgttttattttgtgttctttttacactttttacaaaaaatgaaacttcaaaaaaagttaaaaataatttcaatttatttCTGTTATATGGATAATTTAATGTATAGTGACATTTATTCGCAAAATTccattaaattttattaaaggTATATTAATACCATACAcaagtaaatatacattttcgatagaaaatatacatgaaagtattttaaaaatcgtatacaaaatacatttttattaatttatttattcatttattttacattttttactgAAAAAAAGAGTACTACCTTTTTTTGCGCTTcataacattttaattaatacggctcattttttgtaagcattaaaaatagcaaaaatggTAAAGGGGTaacatacaaaataaaaaaattatataaaatatataaaaatgattgaGCTGTAAAGCAAAATATCATTTTAGATAAAGTGTTTTATCGTACCAACATTAGTAATATGTTGTGTAAGGTTCAATAATTAgctttaaattataatacaaaaataaaaaattgagattaaaattaaaagaagttCAAAATGTGAGTTACATGATATGTGTTTACTTTAAAGTGCATAGAATATTTATGTTCATgcttatatatgtgcatacatatgtcactttgttaataataataaaatgttctCATTGGAGTAAAAAGggaattttatatatgtacgtaaaacctaaactgaaaaaaattgtttaaaaaattaaaaaaagtcaTAAGGTtttaattattgttttttcgtatgaacattttaaggtatattaaaataattaaaaattggaTAGCTTAAAGCTTCTTCTATGGATGGTCTAAATTCATGATCAAAATTTAGTAGGTACTGTATATAACTTAAGGTCACGTCTGAAATGTGTTGATTAATTTTTGGATAGCTTAAAcctcttttcattttattaactaATAATTCTTTTGAACATTTTTCAAGATAATTAAATTGAAAAGGTCTTTCACAGAAAAgcatttcataaaaaatacatcCTAAAGACCATATATCAATTTTATCTGTGATAATCAAattcttcttattttttaaacactCAGGAGGTTGATAATATAATGTTCCACCTCCATTATAGTATTGATATGTGTCCGGTAAAATCAATTTGGCCAAACCAAAGTcagatatttttattatgccATCTTTTATTAATAGATTAGCTGGTTTTAAATCACAGTGATGTACTTTTCCTGTAggtaaatttttcatatatagtAAACCAAGTAATACTTGTTTAATCCAGCATAAGGCCAAATGTTCATTAATTGGACCATGATATTTTATGTACTTATCTAAATCTATATCACATAATTCCATTCCAACTAATAAATTTGTTGCTGAAccaaaaacgaaaaaaaattctaattttacaataaaaatgtgTCTATGACAgtgtatatgaatatttatttcattttctgctctttgaattattttatttttaatttcatttgtCATGCTCGGTtcaattttatgtattttcgCTGCATACATTTCTAAATTTATGGAATCAAAAACTTCCCACACTTCAGCAAAACCTCCTCTTCCTATTAAATTCATCATAcgtatattcatttttaatggattataaaaagaaaattctgAGTTTTCTTGAAAGTTAAAATGATCTAATCTCTTTTCAAGTATAgctctttttttatctaaattGAGTTTCATACTAAATAATTCTGTgtttaaaaattgaatatttttcttcaggtattcttttaaatttatgtcAACTTGACCTTTtgttaataatgataaaagagacaaaaaaaatttcaaagtGTGTTCAGTGGCACGGCAATTAGAAAAATGTGTACCGTCTCTAAATGTATCTCTGCTTGGAGGTAAAATAGATCTGTTatgaccttttttttttaacattgtTAACCATGATAATTCAGATTCTTcctcattttcatttaaaattatattgtaatttttaactgatttagaaaaaaagctATATGGATATTGTTCAAAcactttataaaatatttcattatttattttttcctgtttttcattagcaaaagaaaaattttttt is a window from the Plasmodium brasilianum strain Bolivian I chromosome 9, whole genome shotgun sequence genome containing:
- a CDS encoding peroxisome assembly protein 22, coding for MPRTCKNGQDCRKYKSYENVEDKNISIFQPILLVGMLFMLYIFYFRIFKRRYDVNNENYRSKLNNKNTSSKPIISLCLNDIVLKIIGNNVHIIESSIEPFNKLCSISELFVIAQISNDVQEKNTVDLLKKLGLFDKGLKEHRLMFCTTSNGRASMIRQLCPLTHVDSDETVIKTLTGKIPNLVQIYGNLNTSDHSNFFTSLQAFTQVICAVATVEGIN